A part of Phoenix dactylifera cultivar Barhee BC4 chromosome 2, palm_55x_up_171113_PBpolish2nd_filt_p, whole genome shotgun sequence genomic DNA contains:
- the LOC103696789 gene encoding cytokinin dehydrogenase 3-like — protein sequence MEFPLLCTRVNALILLLTLCSPYKFIQSPMDFGPLNFLQTTNTATLDFGRILFNSPSAVLRPQSPRDISLLLSFLSASSFSKVTVAARGAGHSIHGQAQAPDGIVIEMAFLPSNIVIHEKGEEEAGFSYADVSGGALWIELLEESLKYGLAPRSWTDYLHLSIGGTLSNGGISGQTFKYGPQISNVLQLEVITGKGEVVTCSPNKSSDLFYAVLGGLGQFGIITRARILLQEAPLKVRWVRAFYEDFNTFISDQELLVSMPDLVDYVEGFIVLNEQSLHSSSIAFPAHLDFIHKLQSKGSSSKVYYCIEFTVHEYQIMGTDVEQVVEEISRLLSYLPSHFYSVEVSYFDFLNRVRMEEMSLRGRGLWDVPHPWLNMFVPKSGIKEFRNLLMENISPDDFEGPLLIYPLIRDKWDMNMSVVLPEAAGGQVVYVVGVLRSANPASCSTYCLHDLLHLHRRIADAASGPSIGAKQYLAHHTSTAHWKAHFGPHWDQFKARKARFDPLSILAPGHGIFPRLYAPSH from the exons ATGGAGTTTCCTCTGTTATGCACGAGAGTGAATGCCCTTATTCTCCTTCTAACTCTTTGCTCTCCATACAAGTTCATTCAGAGCCCCATGGACTTTGGGCCCTTAAACTTTCTTCAGACCACAAACACAGCAACCCTTGACTTTGGGAGGATCCTCTTCAACTCCCCCTCAGCAGTCCTCAGGCCTCAATCCCCCAGGGATATCTCTCTGCTCCTCAGCTTCCTCTCTGCTTCATCGTTCAGCAAGGTCACAGTTGCAGCACGAGGAGCAGGTCACTCCATCCATGGCCAAGCCCAGGCCCCTGACGGCATTGTTATTGAGATGGCCTTCCTTCCCTCCAACATAGTAATCCACGAGAAGGGGGAAGAGGAGGCTGGTTTCTCCTATGCTGATGTCAGTGGTGGGGCTCTTTGGATTGAGCTGTTGGAGGAGAGCTTGAAGTATGGGCTGGCGCCAAGGTCTTGGACTGATTATCTCCATCTCAGCATTGGTGGGACTCTATCCAATGGTGGTATCAGTGGCCAGACTTTCAAATATGGCCCTCAAATCAGCAATGTCCTTCAACTAGAAGTGATCACAG GAAAAGGAGAGGTGGTGACATGCTCACCCAACAAAAGTTCAGATCTTTTTTATGCAGTCCTGGGTGGGCTAGGCCAGTTTGGCATCATAACAAGGGCCAGAATCCTGCTTCAAGAGGCTCCACTCAAG GTGAGATGGGTGAGAGCCTTTTATGAGGACTTCAATACCTTTATCAGTGACCAAGAATTGCTGGTCTCAATGCCAGACTTGGTGGACTATGTTGAGGGCTTCATAGTTCTCAATGAACAGTCCCTCCACAGCTCTTCCATTGCCTTCCCTGCCCACCTAGACTTCATCCATAAGCTCCAGAGCAAAGGCAGCAGCTCTAAAGTCTACTACTGCATTGAGTTTACTGTCCATGAGTACCAAATCATGGGCACTGATGTAGAACAA GTTGTGGAGGAGATTTCAAGGCTGTTGAGCTACCTGCCCTCTCACTTCTACAGTGTGGAGGTCTCTTACTTTGATTTCCTCAACAGAGTCAGGATGGAGGAAATGAGCCTTAGAGGGAGGGGCCTATGGGATGTTCCCCACCCTTGGCTTAACATGTTTGTGCCCAAGTCTGGGATCAAAGAGTTCAGGAACTTGCTGATGGAGAATATTTCCCCTGATGACTTTGAGGGTCCTCTCCTCATTTATCCACTCATAAGAGACAA GTGGGACATGAACATGTCAGTGGTATTGCCGGAGGCGGCCGGCGGGCAGGTGGTATATGTGGTGGGAGTGCTACGCTCGGCCAACCCGGCTAGCTGCTCTACCTATTGCCTCCacgacctcctccacctccaccgCCGTATTGCTGATGCCGCTTCTGGGCCTAGCATAGGAGCCAAGCAGTACCTGGCCCACCATACCTCCACAGCCCACTGGAAGGCCCACTTCGGCCCACACTGGGACCAGTTCAAGGCCCGCAAGGCGCGGTTCGACCCACTTAGCATTCTGGCCCCAGGCCATGGCATCTTTCCAAGGCTCTATGCCCCTTCACATTGA